A single region of the Brassica rapa cultivar Chiifu-401-42 chromosome A03, CAAS_Brap_v3.01, whole genome shotgun sequence genome encodes:
- the LOC103856398 gene encoding hypoxia-inducible factor 1-alpha inhibitor: MNMPTGCGFPTIQTFERAPSAADFESGVELTNFPAVFRGCASDWEACSKWNPFSNGLDYLEERAGSVEVEAMLSRTAPIFNGDIRSHERVSMPFSDFVRLCKQHMISKENTVGVDAKSSCLNPPLPHDPTTPGQIYLAQFPILNDGKEEKVQLKILRQDIQTPTLLGGKSLSSINFWMNSAQARSSTHYDPHHNLLCVVSGCKKVVLWPPSASPSLYPMPIYGEASNHSSVGLDNPNLSDYPRAEHSLKQSQEVTLKAGDAVFIPEGWFHQVDSNELTIAVNFWWQSNIMSNMPEHMDSYYLRRITRRLIDKEMSLLVSRPSSTDLKQPYDHLDQCKIGQSEGGDDNSRNKSIEKGIGTSREKTPLHDLDPSASHALHDLISLVHDHVNAVGTSRELQHTSPSSSDIASERDNSKILVNALSSLEDDRIAHMLWNLEASRLRDVLLAMARYFPRTLEALIIHMLSPVAAEVLTQKFDEIDQQSGEEDRSQFYREFYGAFDDESAAMDIILTRKESFAFQAFKNVLDKYLGVHITSPTSNL; encoded by the exons ATGAATATGCCGACGGGATGCGGGTTTCCGACGATTCAAACCTTCGAGAGAGCTCCCTCCGCCGCAGACTTCGAGTCCGGCGTCGAGCTCACGAACTTCCCTGCG GTTTTCCGAGGGTGTGCTAGTGACTGGGAGGCCTGTTCTAAGTGGAATCCATTCAGCAATGGCCTCGATTACCTCGAG GAGCGTGCAGGTTCAGTTGAGGTGGAGGCAATGCTTTCGAGGACGGCTCCGATATTCAATGGTGATATCAGAAGCCATGAGAGG GTATCAATGCCTTTCTCTGATTTTGTTAGACTCTGCAAGCAGCATATGATAAGCAAAGAGAATACTGTGGGTGTTGATGCAAAGTCTTCTTGTCTAAATCCCCCTTTGCCTCACGATCCTACTACACCTGGACAAATATACCTAGCACAG TTTCCAATTCTGAATGATGGGAAAGAAGAGAAGGTTCAACTCAAGATTCTAAGACAAGATATTCAAACG CCCACACTCTTGGGGGGAAAGTCACTGTCTTCTATAAACTTTTGGATGAACTCTGCACAGGCTCGATCCAGTACCCACTATGATCCACATCATAACCTCTTATGCGTAGTATCAGGCTGTAAAAAAG TTGTCTTGTGGCCCCCTTCCGCCAGTCCCTCGCTCTATCCTATGCCTATATACGGAGAAGCGTCAAACCACAG TTCGGTTGGTCTAGACAATCCAAATTTATCAGATTATCCAAGAGCAGAGCATTCCCTCAAGCAGTCACAGGAAGTTACTCTTAAGGCTGGTGATGCAGTATTCATTCCCGAAGGTTG GTTTCATCAGGTGGATAGCAATGAGCTGACTATTGCTGTCAACTTTTGGTGGCAATCAAACATTATGTCTAACATGCCGGAACATATGGATTCATATTATCTTCGCCGGATTACAAGAAG ATTGATAGACAAAGAAATG AGCCTGTTAGTTTCGAGGCCTTCTTCAACTGATTTGAAGCAACCGTATGATCATCTTGACCAATGTAAAATTGGTCAATCAG AAGGTGGGGATGATAACTCAAGAAATAAAAGCATTGAAAAAGGCATCGGGACATCACGTGAGAAAACGCCGCTGCACGATCTAGATCCTTCTGCTTCCCACGCACTTCATGACCTTATTTCCTTAGTCCATGACCACGTTAATGCTGTTGGTACAAGTAGGGAACTGCAGCACACATCACCCAGTTCTTCAGACATAGCTTCAGAGAGGGACAATAGCAAGATCCTGGTGAATGCATTGTCTTCTCTAGAAGATGATCGTATTGCGCATATGCTTTGGAATCTAGAAGCATCTAGACTTCGTGATGTTCTCCTTGCAATGGCA CGTTATTTCCCAAGAACCTTAGAAGCGTTAATAATCCACATGCTCTCACCTGTTGCTGCGGAAGTGCTAACACAGAAGTTTGATGAGATTGACCAACAGAGTGGTGAAGAAGATAG GAGCCAGTTCTATCGAGAATTTTATGGTGCCTTCGATGATGAATCAGCTGCGatggatataattttaactAGGAAAGAGTCTTTTGCATTTCAG GCCTTTAAGAATGTACTAGACAAGTATTTGGGGGTTCACATTACTTCACCAACATCAAACCTATGA
- the LOC103856400 gene encoding DNA-directed RNA polymerases II and IV subunit 5A isoform X1 produces MVFELCRFFYCEKMCENMSLSEEEIRMLFRVNKTLNHMLKDRGYIVTDAELEMTQEQFIDQYGENMERKDLVILKTKKNDESDKIFVFFLQETKVKMVGIKACFERMVAQNVFRAILVVRKDMNRFALSAVTDANSKRILYLESFKETELLMNVKEHAFVPEHIALTTEEKKALLEKYTVQENQLPRIQYTDPIAKYYGLKRGEVVKIIRNSETSGRYVTYRFVI; encoded by the exons ATGGTTTTTGAGCTTTGCAGATTTTTTTACTGTGAAAAAATGTGTGAAAATATGAGTTTATCCGAAGAAGAAATCAGAATGCTTTTCAGAGTCAACAAGACACTTAACCATATGCTCAAAGATCGTGGGTACATTGTCACGGATGCTGAACTTGAGATGACACAAGAACAGTTTATCGACCAATACGGCGAGAACATGGAAAGAAAAGATCTTGTTATTCTCAAGACTAAGAAGAACGATGAATCTGATAAG ATCTTTGTCTTTTTTCTACAAGAAACAAAAGTTAAAATGGTCGGCATCAAGGCTTGCTTTGAGCGCATGGTAGCTCAGAACGTCTTCAGAGCAATTCTTGTTGTGAGGAAGGATATGAATCGCTTCGCTCTCTCTGCTGTAACCGACGCAAACTCAAAACGAATACTTTACTTGGAAAGTTTTAAG GAGACAGAGCTTCTAATGAACGTGAAGGAACACGCTTTTGTTCCGGAGCATATAGCTCTGACAACTGAGGAGAAAAAAGCTTTGTTGGAGAAGTACACTGTGCAAGAGAATCAG CTTCCACGTATTCAGTATACGGACCCTATAGCGAAATACTATGGGCTAAAACGTGGAGAAGTCGTGAAAATCATACGCAACAGTGAAACATCTGGTCGTTATGTCACATACCGCTTTGTTATATGA
- the LOC103856400 gene encoding DNA-directed RNA polymerases II and IV subunit 5A isoform X2, which translates to MCENMSLSEEEIRMLFRVNKTLNHMLKDRGYIVTDAELEMTQEQFIDQYGENMERKDLVILKTKKNDESDKIFVFFLQETKVKMVGIKACFERMVAQNVFRAILVVRKDMNRFALSAVTDANSKRILYLESFKETELLMNVKEHAFVPEHIALTTEEKKALLEKYTVQENQLPRIQYTDPIAKYYGLKRGEVVKIIRNSETSGRYVTYRFVI; encoded by the exons ATGTGTGAAAATATGAGTTTATCCGAAGAAGAAATCAGAATGCTTTTCAGAGTCAACAAGACACTTAACCATATGCTCAAAGATCGTGGGTACATTGTCACGGATGCTGAACTTGAGATGACACAAGAACAGTTTATCGACCAATACGGCGAGAACATGGAAAGAAAAGATCTTGTTATTCTCAAGACTAAGAAGAACGATGAATCTGATAAG ATCTTTGTCTTTTTTCTACAAGAAACAAAAGTTAAAATGGTCGGCATCAAGGCTTGCTTTGAGCGCATGGTAGCTCAGAACGTCTTCAGAGCAATTCTTGTTGTGAGGAAGGATATGAATCGCTTCGCTCTCTCTGCTGTAACCGACGCAAACTCAAAACGAATACTTTACTTGGAAAGTTTTAAG GAGACAGAGCTTCTAATGAACGTGAAGGAACACGCTTTTGTTCCGGAGCATATAGCTCTGACAACTGAGGAGAAAAAAGCTTTGTTGGAGAAGTACACTGTGCAAGAGAATCAG CTTCCACGTATTCAGTATACGGACCCTATAGCGAAATACTATGGGCTAAAACGTGGAGAAGTCGTGAAAATCATACGCAACAGTGAAACATCTGGTCGTTATGTCACATACCGCTTTGTTATATGA
- the LOC103856399 gene encoding chaperonin-like RbcX protein 2, chloroplastic isoform X1, which yields MVGSLFVIGSSVMDSPSAPCLCLDAHTRSKKKIHGSSRKLELGSSFTGSSIVFRISSKRVPRIASRRSKKKFLIVNEDVAGNYDDTFGDVKTQLINYFTYKAVRTVLHQLYEMNPPQYTWFYNYVVSNRPTEGKRFLRKLGKESQELAERVMITRLHLYGKWIKKCDHGKIYQDISDENLALMRERLMETVIWPSDDSNSEVIG from the exons ATGGTGGGGTCTCTGTTTGTTATTGGCTCATCTGTGATGGATTCTCCGAGCGCTCCATGTTTATGTCTGGATGCTCACACGAGGAGCAAGAAGAAGATCCATGGCAGTTCAAGAAAGCTAGAGTTAGGAAGCTCCTTTACTGGCTCAAGCATTGTTTTCAGGATTTCTTCTAAACGCGTACCAAGAATTGCGAGTAGAAGGAGCAAGAAGAAGTTCTTGATTGTTAACGAGGACGTTGCTGGGAACTACGATGATACCTTCGGAGATGTCAAAACG CAACTTATTAACTATTTCACTTACAAAGCTGTGAGGACGGTTCTTCATCAGTTATATGAAATGAATCCTCCCCAATACACTTGGTTTTATAA TTACGTCGTATCAAACAGACCAACTGAAGGCAAACGTTTCCTCCGCAAACTCGGCAAG GAGAGTCAGGAGCTTGCAGAAAGAGTTATGATCACGCGTCTCCACTTGTATGGCAAGTGGATCAAG AAATGCGACCATGGGAAGATATACCAAGATATATCAGATGAGAACTTGGCCTTGATGCGTGAGCGACTGATGGAGACCGTGATATGGCCTTCTGATGACTCAAACTCAGAGGTTATTGGCTGA
- the LOC103856399 gene encoding chaperonin-like RbcX protein 2, chloroplastic isoform X2, which produces MVGSLFVIGSSVMDSPSAPCLCLDAHTRSKKKIHGSSRKLELGSSFTGSSIVFRISSKRVPRIASRRSKKKFLIVNEDVAGNYDDTFGDVKTQLINYFTYKAVRTVLHQLYEMNPPQYTWFYNYVVSNRPTEGKRFLRKLGKESQELAERVMITRLHLYGKWIKFVVCYRNATMGRYTKIYQMRTWP; this is translated from the exons ATGGTGGGGTCTCTGTTTGTTATTGGCTCATCTGTGATGGATTCTCCGAGCGCTCCATGTTTATGTCTGGATGCTCACACGAGGAGCAAGAAGAAGATCCATGGCAGTTCAAGAAAGCTAGAGTTAGGAAGCTCCTTTACTGGCTCAAGCATTGTTTTCAGGATTTCTTCTAAACGCGTACCAAGAATTGCGAGTAGAAGGAGCAAGAAGAAGTTCTTGATTGTTAACGAGGACGTTGCTGGGAACTACGATGATACCTTCGGAGATGTCAAAACG CAACTTATTAACTATTTCACTTACAAAGCTGTGAGGACGGTTCTTCATCAGTTATATGAAATGAATCCTCCCCAATACACTTGGTTTTATAA TTACGTCGTATCAAACAGACCAACTGAAGGCAAACGTTTCCTCCGCAAACTCGGCAAG GAGAGTCAGGAGCTTGCAGAAAGAGTTATGATCACGCGTCTCCACTTGTATGGCAAGTGGATCAAG TTTGTTGTTTGTTATAGAAATGCGACCATGGGAAGATATACCAAGATATATCAGATGAGAACTTGGCCTTGA
- the LOC103856401 gene encoding uncharacterized protein LOC103856401 — protein sequence MARSPYYGSSYLDYLSLPNPHLCFFFMVVFFVFSFTWYLNYESILEDTMNNLKFFIILSPLFLLLLVHFFSGGLSLYVPLPEQDSIHHAGSSPWGVAAVLVVILFMVSYQSDIHEMWFPFGAK from the coding sequence ATGGCGAGATCACCATACTACGGTTCATCATACTTAGACTACCTCTCTCTCCCAAACCCACATCTATGTTTCTTCTTCATGGTCGTCTTCTTCGTGTTCTCCTTCACGTGGTACTTGAACTACGAGTCCATCCTCGAAGACACCATGAATAATCTCAAGTTCTTCATCATCCTCTCccctctcttcctcctcctcctcgtccACTTCTTCTCCGGGGGACTTTCCTTGTACGTCCCCTTGCCTGAACAAGACTCCATCCACCATGCCGGTTCTTCCCCTTGGGGCGTAGCAGCCGTGCTCGTGGTCATCTTGTTCATGGTCTCGTACCAGTCAGACATCCATGAGATGTGGTTCCCCTTTGGGGCTAAGTAG
- the LOC103856402 gene encoding uncharacterized protein LOC103856402 — protein MNDQSKLMNPPSQMIAQPPPQRMIPPQQSLMNPVQPRIMNQPHPIIGLNHQPPVMMSNNNNQTLMMNPRSYNPNPSMSFGSNHTKTNRSNNNNSWKGKKIVTDKRPPPPMMRMYNPPPPQQPGGGYKPPTLNELQSQNRLKTKKFYPKKKYGNSNNRYVPYAPRNTTSFIIRAKKSGGIAELVSPCPVTPAILQTPMFSPSREVLGDMAKEEWGVDGYGSMKGLIRLRSDGHDDDEDEDEGGSSGSDVEEHVEVERRLDHDLSRFEMIYPSYGGYEYNNVLESRVDDQDSHIAQLEEENLTLKERLFLMERELGDLRRRLQYLERRNMVEEVVENESGSEGDDTVGSDSRTSGDGKGNHVARGEDVAVKEVNVDEAKEIQHKLEGKEKGEKEVSGEEC, from the coding sequence ATGAACGATCAATCTAAGCTCATGAATCCTCCTTCACAGATGATAGCTCAACCTCCTCCGCAGAGGATGATTCCACCTCAGCAGTCCCTAATGAACCCGGTTCAGCCTCGGATTATGAACCAGCCTCATCCGATTATCGGTTTAAACCATCAACCACCGGTTATGatgagcaacaacaacaaccagaCTCTGATGATGAATCCCCGGAGCTATAACCCCAACCCTAGCATGAGCTTCGGATCTAACCATACCAAAACGAACcggagcaacaacaacaacagctgGAAAGGGAAGAAGATCGTAACCGATAAGAGACCCCCACCACCGATGATGAGGATGTACAACCCTCCGCCGCCGCAACAACCTGGCGGCGGTTACAAGCCACCGACGCTCAACGAGCTCCAATCTCAGAACCGATTAAAAACGAAGAAGTTTTACCCGAAGAAGAAGTACGGTAACAGTAACAACCGATACGTCCCTTACGCTCCGAGGAACACGACGTCGTTTATCATCCGAGCGAAGAAATCCGGCGGAATCGCCGAGCTGGTGTCTCCCTGCCCCGTGACGCCGGCGATACTCCAGACGCCGATGTTTTCTCCGTCGAGGGAGGTTTTGGGAGATATGGCGAAGGAGGAGTGGGGCGTTGACGGTTATGGATCCATGAAGGGGCTGATTAGGCTGAGATCTGATggacatgatgatgatgaggatgaggacGAAGGAGGATCGAGTGGGAGTGATGTGGAGGAGCACGTGGAGGTTGAGAGGAGGTTGGATCATGATTTGAGTAGGTTTGAGATGATTTATCCGAGCTACGGTGGTTATGAGTATAACAATGTGTTGGAGAGTCGAGTTGATGATCAGGATAGTCATATTGCGCAGCTCGAGGAGGAGAATTTGACGTTGAAGGAGAGGCTGTTCTTGATGGAGAGGGAGTTGGGTGACTTGAGGAGGAGGTTGCAGTATCTTGAGAGGAGGAATATGGTGGAAGAAGTTGTGGAGAATGAGTCTGGAAGTGAGGGGGATGACACTGTGGGGTCTGATTCGCGTACTAGTGGTGATGGGAAGGGGAACCATGTGGCTCGAGGAGAGGATGTTGCGGTGAAGGAAGTTAATGTGGATGAAGCGAAAGAGATTCAGCATAAACTTGAAGGTAAGGAGAAAGGTGAGAAGGAAGTTTCAGGGGAAGAATGCTAG
- the LOC103856403 gene encoding probable plastid-lipid-associated protein 8, chloroplastic, whose protein sequence is MATAASSLTIASSFSEPRIQIRSSKRTSLSLQYSIPYKANSRSRRRLVVSSVSAPKVELRTGPDDLISSLLSKVANSDGGVTLSPEQHKEVAQVAGELQKYCVSEPVKCPLIFGDWDVVYCSVPTSPGGGYRSVIGRLFFRTNEMIQGIDSPDIVRNRVSFTALGFLDGDVSLTGKLKVLDSEWVQVIFEPPELKVGSLEFKYGFESEVKLRITYVDEKLRLGLGSRGSLFVFRRRQ, encoded by the exons ATGGCTACGGCTGCTTCTTCCCTTACAATCGCGTCGTCGTTCTCCGAGCCCAGGATTCAGATCCGTTCCTCGAAGCGCACAAGCCTTTCACTCCAATACTCAATCCCGTATAAAGCCAATTCTCGGAGCAGGAGGAGACTCGTGGTAAGCTCCGTTTCAGCGCCCAAAGTTGAGCTCCGTACTGGACCCGATGATCTCATTTCATCCCTCCTCTCTAAG GTTGCGAACAGTGATGGAGGCGTGACGCTTAGCCCTGAGCAACACAAGGAGGTGGCGCAAGTGGCTGGAGAGCTTCAAAAGTACTGTGTCAGCGAGCCTGTTAAGTGCCCTCTTATCTTCGGAG ATTGGGACGTGGTGTACTGTTCTGTACCGACATCTCCCGGTGGAGGCTACAGAAGCGTGATAGGGCGTCTCTTCTTCAGAACTAATGAGATGATTCAAGGCATTGATTCTCCTGATATCGTGAGGAACCGAGTTTCCTTTACTGCTTTGGGGTTTCTTGACGGAGACGTCTCCTTGACAG GGAAGCTGAAAGTGTTGGACAGTGAGTGGGTTCAGGTGATATTCGAGCCTCCGGAACTCAAGGTTGGTTCTCTGGAGTTTAAATATGGGTTTGAAAGCGAAGTGAAGCTTAGGATCACATACGTCGATGAGAAACTTAGGTTGGGATTAGGCTCTAGAGGATCGTTGTTCGTCTTCAGGAGGCGTCAGTAA
- the LOC103856408 gene encoding GDP-fucose transporter 1, producing MSSSSYATSSLVVGYALCSSLLAVINKFAITYFNYPGLLTALQYLTSTVGVYLLGKLGFLHHDAFTWDTAKKFLPAAVVFYLAIFTNTNLLRHANVDTFIVFRSLTPLLVAIADTVFRSQPRPSKLTFLSLLVILAGAVGYVANDSAFTLTAYSWALAYLVTITTEMVYIKHMVSSLELNTWGFVLYNNLLSLMIAPIFWFLTGEYTDVFTAVNANGGGSLFDPVAFCAVALSCVFGFLISFFGFAARKAISATAFTVTGVVNKFLTVVINVLIWDKHASPVGLVCLFVTICGGIGYQQSVTVAKKPANGPDQVLNESEKVDEESVELIPGKVATNV from the coding sequence ATGTCATCCTCCTCCTACGCCACGAGCAGCCTCGTCGTCGGCTACGCGCTCTGCTCCAGCCTCCTCGCCGTCATCAACAAGTTTGCAATCACCTACTTCAACTACCCCGGCCTCCTCACCGCCCTCCAGTACCTAACCTCCACCGTCGGCGTCTACCTCCTCGGGAAGCTAGGCTTCCTCCACCACGACGCCTTCACGTGGGACACCGCCAAGAAGTTCCTCCCCGCCGCCGTCGTCTTCTACCTCGCCATCTTCACCAACACGAACCTCCTCCGCCACGCTAACGTCGACACCTTCATCGTGTTCAGGTCTCTCACCCCTCTCCTCGTCGCGATCGCGGATACGGTGTTTCGTTCCCAGCCGCGTCCTTCGAAGCTCACGTTCTTGTCTCTGCTAGTGATCCTCGCTGGCGCGGTTGGTTACGTGGCGAACGACTCTGCGTTCACTCTAACGGCCTATTCGTGGGCCTTGGCTTATCTCGTTACGATAACTACCGAGATGGTTTATATTAAGCATATGGTTTCGAGTCTTGAGCTCAACACGTGGGggtttgttttatataataatctATTGTCGCTGATGATTGCGCCGATCTTTTGGTTCCTCACGGGGGAGTACACGGACGTTTTCACGGCGGTGAATGCTAACGGAGGAGGGAGCTTGTTTGATCCCGTTGCGTTTTGCGCTGTGGCGTTGTCGTGTGTGTTTGGGTTTCTTATTAGCTTCTTTGGGTTTGCTGCGAGGAAAGCAATATCCGCTACGGCTTTTACTGTGACGGGTGTTGTGAACAAGTTCTTGACTGTTGTGATTAATGTTTTGATTTGGGATAAGCATGCGAGTCCTGTTGGGTTGGTTTGTCTTTTTGTTACGATCTGTGGTGGTATTGGTTATCAGCAGTCCGTGACCGTGGCTAAGAAGCCGGCCAATGGTCCAGATCAAGTGTTGAACGAGAGTGAGAAGGTTGATGAAGAGTCGGTGGAGTTGATTCCTGGGAAAGTAGCCACTAATGTATGA
- the LOC103856887 gene encoding uncharacterized protein LOC103856887: MDLLEEEELMYHMLEDVYGVTNLPPLPRQMLRTNRGGGWRRVQRFMFESDKQCFEILRMNQGTFKNLCFRLRQYYKLEESQNVYHEESVAMFVEMVAQDLTVRALAERYQRSVDTVDRKLDQVLSVLLKLAADIIKPSRGEFTTPSHVLVNNDRYMPFFEDCIGALDGTHLPVRPPSDNPEPYRGRKGEPTINVLAICNLKMRFIYAYVGVPGRAHDTKVLTHCATHEPFFPHPPDGKYYLVDSGYPTRTGYLGPHRRTRYHLDQFARGGPPTNSRELFNRRHASLRSVIERTFGVWKAKWRILDRKHPKYDVIKWVKIVTATMALHNFIRDSSDEDRDFTYWETVNEYEHHGDQAVEELEHTPYLPSGDRAMEIRRDAITENMNFEFNVYYCYFIML; this comes from the exons ATGGATTTGTTAGAAGAGGAAGAGCTCATGTATCATATGCTAGAAGATGTTTATGGAGTTACAaatcttcctcctcttcctcgacAAATGCTCAGAACAAACAGAGGTGGAGGTTGGCGCCGTGTTCAGCGCTTCATGTTTGAGAGTGACAAGCAATGTTTTGAAATCCTTAGGATGAATCAAGGTACTTTTAAGAATCTGTGCTTTAGGCTTCGACAATACTACAAACTTGAAGAATCACAAAACGTCTATCATGAAGAGAGTGTGGCAATGTTTGTTGAAATGGTTGCACAAGATTTAACAGTTCGAGCTTTAGCTGAGAGATATCAACGTTCAGTAGATACGGTGGATAGAAAACTAGATCAAGTTCTCTCTGTTTTGTTAAAGCTTGCTGCAGACATCATTAAGCCATCAAGAGGAGAGTTTACTACTCCAAGTCATGTTCTAGTAAACAATGACAG GTACATGCCGTTTTTTGAAGATTGCATTGGTGCTTTGGACGGAACTCACTTACCTGTTCGTCCTCCGTCTGATAATCCGGAACCGTACAGAGGCAGGAAAGGAGAACCGACAATCAATGTACTCGCAATATGCAATCTGAAAATGCGATTCATCTACGCATACGTGGGAGTTCCTGGTAGAGCTCATGACACGAAAGTTCTTACACATTGTGCGACACATGAACCCTTCTTCCCTCATCCACCAGATGGTAAGTACTATCTAGTTGATTCCGGTTATCCAACTAGAACCGGTTATCTAGGTCCGCATCGTAGAACTAGGTATCATCTTGACCAGTTTGCTAGGGGAGGACCACCAACAAACTCTAGAGAACTGTTTAACCGGAGGCATGCTAGTTTACGTTCTGTGATTGAAAGAACATTTGGTGTTTGGAAAGCGAAGTGGAGGATTTTAGATAGAAAACATCCGAAGTATGATGTTATAAAGTGGGTGAAGATTGTGACAGCAACTATGGCACTTCACAATTTTATTCGAGATTCATCTGATGAAGACCGTGATTTCACTTATTGGGAAACAGTAAATGAGTATGAACATCATGGTGACCAAGCAGTAGAAGAGCTTGAGCATACTCCATACCTTCCATCTGGTGATAGAGCAATGGAGATTCGACGTGATGCAATCACTGAAAACATGAATTTTGAGTTTAATGTTTATTATTGTTACTTTATAATGTTATAA
- the LOC117125752 gene encoding uncharacterized protein LOC117125752 has protein sequence MASVPGSDTLFWSDEQTRFVLQLRIEEELKGNVKNKVLHETARKTIADKFYDTYGVRHPWIKFRNKFNSCKKQYGAMKRLTHNRTGLGYHPDGSIDMSDDWWEQRCKEWPGARKYKDKPVANADLMEQIFSGVHVSGAEGWSAQQGENELDNMEVENDDAASEARQTDPPARQTNPEPDAPSSSNGPRVSNAPRALPKPSRKRRAEQAADVMRSSLQSRDEILSHKNHLIESHPDLSCSQLKAMRVLHSLSSIRMWSPLYKAAYKHLREAATNRQTFLSYEDDENKILYLEEETGESRYA, from the exons ATGGCATCTGTCCCTGGAAGTGAT ACTCTATtctggagtgatgaacaaacacgGTTTGTGCTTCAACTAAGAATTGAAGAAGAACTGAAAGGCAATGTGAAAAATAAGGTTCTCCATGAAACTGCGAGAAAGACAATTGCAGACAAGTTTTATGATACATATGGGGTGAGGCATCCATGGATAAAGTTTAGGAACAAGTTCAACTCTTGCAAGAAGCAATATGGAGCTATGAAGAGATTGACTCACAATAGAACTGGACTGGGATATCATCCAGATGGCTCAATAGACATGAGTGATGATTGGTGGGAGCAGCGTTGTAAG GAATGGCCTGGAGCTAGGAAATACAAAGATAAACCAGTGGCAAATGCAGATCTAATGGAACAGATTTTCAGTGGGGTTCATGTAAGTGGAGCAGAAGGGTGGAGTGCTCAGCAAGGTGAAAATGAGTTAGACAATATGGAGGTAGAGAATGATGATGCTGCATCTGAAGCAAGGCAAACCGATCCTCCAGCAAGGCAAACCAATCCTGAACCTGATGCTCCCTCATCTTCTAATGGTCCACGAGTCTCCAATGCTCCACGAGCCTTGCCAAAGCCTTCTCGGAAAAGGCGTGCAGAACAAGCAGCAGATGTTATGAGAAGTAGTCTTCAATCACGTGATGAGATACTCTCTCACAAGAACCACCTAATAGAAAGCCATCCAGATTTGAGTTGCAGTCAGCTTAAGGCTATGAGGGTCTTGCATTCACTGTCTAGTATCAGAATGTGGTCTCCATTGTACAAAGCTGCTTATAAACATCTCAGGGAAGCTGCTACAAATCGACAGACGTTCCTAAGTTATGAAGATGACGAGAACAAGATTCTCTATTTGGAGGAAGAGACCGGTGAAAGCAGATATGCATGA